Proteins encoded together in one Ictidomys tridecemlineatus isolate mIctTri1 chromosome 3, mIctTri1.hap1, whole genome shotgun sequence window:
- the Eif4g1 gene encoding eukaryotic translation initiation factor 4 gamma 1 isoform X3, giving the protein MNKAPQPTGPPPTPSPGLPQPAFPPGQTAPVVFSTPQATQMNTPSQPRQHFYPSRAQPPSSAATRVQSAAPARPGPAAHVYPAGSQVMMIPSQISYSASQGAYYIPGQGRSTYVVPTQQYPVQPGAPGFYPGASPTEFGTYAGAYYPAQGVQQFPAGVAPAPVLMNQPPQIAPKRERKTIRIRDPNQGGKDITEEIMSGARTASTPTPPQTAGGGQEPQANGETPQVAVIVRPDDRSQGAIIGGRSGLPGPEHSPSESQPSSPSPTPSPPPILEPGSEPNLGVLSISGDTMTTGMIQMSVEESTPISRETGEPYCLSPEPTPLAEPILEVEVTLSKPVPESEFASSPLQVPTPVASHKLEIHEPNGMVPSEDLEPEVESSPELVPPTLPACPSESPVLVAPTAQPEELLNGAPSPPAVDLSPVSEPEEQAKEVTVLVASPTILSAASVSPASAPPAISSAQEEEMEEEEEEEVGEAENEKGGEELLPPESAPVPAHLSQNLEAPAATQVAVSVPKRRRKIKELNKKEAVGDLLDAFKEVNPAVPEVENQPPVGNNPGPESEGSSVPPRPEETDETWDSKEDKIHNAENIQPGEQKYEYRSDQWKPLNLEEKKRYDREFLLGFQFIFASMQKPEGLPHITDVVLDKANKTPLRSLDPSRLPGINCGPDFTPSFANFGRPALSNRGPPRGGPGGELPRGPQAGLGPRRSQQGPRKEPRKIIATVLMTEDIKLNKAEKAWKPSSKRTAADKDRGEEDADGSKTQDLFRRVRSILNKLTPQMFQQLMKQVTQLAIDTEERLKGVIDLIFEKAISEPNFSVAYANMCRCLMALKVPTTEKPTVTVNFRKLLLNRCQKEFEKDKDDDEVFEKKQKEMDEAATAEERGRLKEELEEARDIARRRSLGNIKFIGELFKLKMLTEAIMHDCVVKLLKNHDEESLECLCRLLTTIGKDLDFAKAKPRMDQYFNQMEKIIKEKKTSSRIRFMLQDVLDLRQSNWVPRRGDQGPKTIDQIHKEAEMEEHREHIKVQQLMAKGSDKRRGGPPGPPISRGLPLVDDGGWNTVPISKGSRPIDTSRLTKITKPGSIDSNNQLFAPGGRLSWGKGSSGGSGAKPSDAASEAARPATSTLNRFSALQQAVPTESTDNRRVVQRSSLSRERGEKTGDRGDRLERSERGGERGDRLDRARTPATKRSFSKEVEERSRERPSQPEGLRKAASLTEDRDRGRDAVKREATLPPVSPPKASLSEEELEKKSKAIIEEYLHLNDMKEAVQCVQELASPSLLFIFVRHGIESTLERSTIAREHMGRLLHQLLCAGHLSTAQYYQGLYEILELAEDMEIDIPHVWLYLAELVTPILQDGGIPMGELFREITKPLRPLGKATSLLLEILGLLCKSMGPKKVGMLWREAGLSWKEFLPEGQDVGAFVAEQKVEYTLGEESESPGQRALPFEELSRQLEKLLKEGCSNQRVFDWIDANLSEQQIASNTLVRALMKTVCYSAIIFETPLRVDVAVLKARARLLQKYLCDEQKELQALYALQALVVTLEQPANLLRMFFDALYDEDVVKEDAFYSWESSKDPAEQQGKGVALKSVTAFFNWLREAEEEESDHN; this is encoded by the exons ATGAACAAAGCTCCACAGCCCACaggccccccacccaccccatcccCTGGACTCCCTCAG CCAGCGTTTCCCCCGGGGCAGACAGCACCGGTGGTGTTCAGTACGCCACAAGCAACACAAATGAACACGCCTTCTCAGCCCCGCCAG CACTTCTATCCTAGCCGGGCCCAGCCCCCAAGCAGTGCAGCCACCCGAGTGCAGAGTGCAGCCCCCGCCCGCCCTGGCCCAGCTGCCCATGTCTACCCCGCTGGATCCCAAGTAATGATGATCCCTTCCCAGATCTCCTACTCAGCCTCCCAGGGGGCCTACTACATCCCTGGACAG GGGCGTTCCACATATGTTGTCCCGACACAGCAGTACCCTGTGCAGCCAGGAGCTCCAGGCTTCTATCCCGGTGCAAGCCCCACTGAGTTTGGGACTTACG CTGGCGCCTACTACCCAGCCCAAGGTGTGCAGCAGTTTCCTGCTGGCGTGGCCCCCGCCCCAGTTTTGATGAACCAGCCACCCCAGATTGCTCCAAAGAGGGAGCGTAAAACG ATTCGAATTCGGGATCCAAACCAAGGAGGGAAGGATATCACTGAGGAGATCATGTCAGGGGCCCGCACTGCCTCCACACCCACCCCTCCCCAG ACGGCGGGAGGTGGTCAGGAGCCTCAAGCTAATGGGGAGACGCCCCAGGTTGCTGTCATTGTCCGGCCAG ATGACCGGTCGCAGGGAGCAATCATTGGGGGCCGGTCAGGTCTGCCTGGCCCAGAGCACAGCCCTTCAGAATCCCAGCCTTCATCACCTTCTCCGACCCCATCACCTCCCCCAATCTTGGAACCGGGGTCTGAGCCTAATCTCGGAGTCCTTTCTATTTCTGGGGACACTATGACAACGGGGATGATACAAATGTCTGTAGAAGAATCTACTCCTATCTCCCGTGAAACTGGGGAGCCATACTGCCTCTCTCCAGAACCCACTCCTCTTGCTGAACCTATACTGGAAGTAGAAGTGACACTTAGCAAACCAGTTCCAGAATCTGAGTTCGCTTCCAGTCCTCTCCAGGTTCCCACTCCCGTGGCATCTCACAAGTTGGAAATTCATGAGCCTAATGGCATGGTCCCATCTGAGGATCTGGAACCAGAGGTGGAATCAAGTCCAGAGCTTGTTCCTCCCACTCTTCCGGCTTGCCCTTCCGAATCTCCTGTGCTTGTTGCTCCAACTGCCCAACCTGAGGAACTGCTCAATGGAGCCCCCTCGCCACCAGCTGTGGACTTAAGCCCAGTTAGTGAGCCAGAAGAGCAGGCAAAGGAGGTTACCGTATTAGTGGCTTCCCCCACCATCCTCTCTGCTGCTTCAGTTTCTCCAGCTTCGGCTCCTCCAGCTATTTCCTCTgctcaggaggaggaaatggaggaagaagaagaagaagaagtaggagaAGCTGAGaatgagaagggaggagaggaactCCTCCCTCCAGAGAGTGCCCCTGTCCCAGCCCACTTGTCCCAGAATTTGGAGGCGCCAGCAGCCACTCAAG tggcagTATCCGTGCCAAAGAGGAGACGGAAAATTAAGGAGCTCAATAAGAAGGAGGCTGTGGGAGACCTTCTGGATGCCTTCAAGGAG GTAAACCCAGCAGTACCAGAGGTGGAGAATCAGCCTCCCGTAGGCAATAATCCAGGTCCAGAGTCTGAGGGTAGCAGTGTGCCCCCACGACCTGAGGAAACAGATGAGACTTGGGACTCAAAGGAGGACAAAATCCACAATGCTGAGAACATCCAACCTGGGGAACAGAAATATGAATACAGATCAG ATCAGTGGAAGCCTCTGAATCTTGAGGAGAAAAAGCGCTATGACCGTGAGTTCCTGCTTGGCTTTCAATTCATCTTTGCCAGTATGCAGAAGCCGGAGGGATTGCCCCATATTACTGATGTGGTGCTTGACAAG GCCAATAAAACACCACTGCGGTCACTGGATCCCTCCAGGCTACCTGGCATAAATTGTGGTCCAGACTTCACTCCATCCTTTGCCAACTTTGGCCGACCAGCCCTTAGCAATCGTGGGCCCCCAAGGGGTGGGCCAGGTGGGGAGCTGCCCCGAGGGCCG CAGGCTGGTCTGGGGCCCAGGCGTTCTCAGCAGGGTCCCCGAAAGGAACCACGCAAAATCATTGCCACCGTGTTGATGACTGAAGATATAAAACTGAACAAAGCAGAGAAGGCCTGGAAACCTAGCAGCAAGCGGACAGCGGCTGATAAGGATCGCGGTGAAGAGGATGCTGATGGCAGCAAAACCCAG GACCTGTTCCGCAGGGTACGCTCCATCCTGAATAAGCTGACACCCCAGATGTTCCAACAGCTTATGAAGCAGGTGACACAGCTGGCCATTGACACGGAGGAACGCCTCAAAGGGGTCATTGACCTTATCTTTGAGAAGGCCATTTCAGAGCCCAATTTCTCTGTGGCCTATGCCAACATGTGCCGTTGCCTCATGGCG CTGAAAGTGCCCACTACAGAAAAGCCAACGGTAACTGTGAACTTCCGAAAACTGCTGTTAAATCGATGTCAGAAAGAATTTGAGAAAGACAAAGATGATGATGAAgtgtttgaaaaaaaacaaaaagagatggATGAAGCTGCTACG GCAGAGGAACGGGGACGCCTGAAGGAAGAGTTGGAAGAGGCTCGGGACATAGCCCGGCGGCGCTCTTTAGGGAACATAAAGTTTATTGGGGAGTTGTTCAAGCTGAAGATGTTAACGGAGGCTATAATGCATGATTGTGTGGTCAAACTACTCAAGAACCATGATGAAGAGTCCCTGGAATGCCTCTGTCGTTTGCTTACCACCATTGGCAAAGACCTGGACTTTGCAAAAGCCAAG CCCCGAATGGATCAATATTTCAACCAGATGgaaaaaatcattaaagaaaagAAGACATCATCTCGCATCCGCTTCATGCTACAGGATGTGCTAGATCTGCGACAG AGTAACTGGGTGCCACGCCGAGGGGATCAGGGTCCTAAGACAATTGACCAGATCCACAAGGAAGCTGAGATGGAAGAGCATCGGGAACACATCAAAGTGCAGCAGCTCATGGCCAAGGGCAGCGACAAGCGTCGGGGTGGCCCTCCAGGCCCACCCATTA GCCGTGGCCTTCCACTTGTGGATGATGGTGGCTGGAACACAGTTCCTATCAGCAAAGGCAGCCGCCCCATTGACACTTCACGACTCACCAAGATCACAAAG CCTGGCTCCATTGATTCCAACAACCAGCTCTTTGCACCTGGAGGGCGACTGAGCTGGGGCAAGGGCAGCAGTGGGGGCTCAGGAGCCAAGCCCTCAGATGCAG CTTCAGAAGCTGCTCGCCCAGCTACTAGTACATTGAATCGCTTCTCAGCCCTTCAACAAGCAGTACCCACAGAGAGCACAGATAATAGACGTGTGGTGCAGAG GAGTAGCTTGAGCCGGGAACGAGGTGAGAAAACTGGGGACCGGGGAGATAGACTAGAGCGGAGTGAACGAGGAGGTGAACGTGGGGACCGACTTGATCGAGCACGGACACCTGCCACTAAGAGAAGTTTCAGCAAAGAAGTGGAAGAGCGGAGTAGAGAGCGGCCCTCCCAGCCTGAGGGACTACGCAAGGCAGCTAGCCTCACAGAGGATCGGGACCGTGGGCGAGATGCTG tGAAGCGGGAAGCCACCCTACCCCCGGTGAGTCCCCCGAAGGCCTCACTTTCTGAGGAGGAGCTGGAAAAGAAATCTAAGGCCATCATCGAGGAATATCTCCATCTCAATGACATGAAG GAGGCAGTGCAGTGTGTGCAGGAGCTGGCCTCACCCTCTCTGCTGTTCATCTTTGTGCGGCATGGCATTGAGTCCACACTGGAGCGCAGCACCATTGCTCGTGAGCATATGGGGCGGCTGCTGCACCAGCTGCTCTGCGCTGGGCACCTTTCTACTGCCCAGTACTACCAAGG GCTGTATGAAATCCTGGAATTGGCTGAGGACATGGAAATTGACATCCCCCATGTGTGGCTTTACCTGGCAGAATTGGTAACGCCCATTCTGCAGGATGGTGGGATACCTATGGGAGAGCTGTTCAG gGAGATTACAAAGCCTCTGAGACCTTTAGGCAAAGCTACTTCCCTGTTGCTGGAGATCCTGGGCCTTCTATGCAAAAGCATG GGTCCCAAAAAGGTAGGGATGCTTTGGCGAGAGGCTGGACTCAGCTGGAAAGAGTTTCTACCCGAAGGCCAGGACGTTGGTGCATTTGTCGCTGAACAG AAGGTGGAGTATACCCTAGGAGAGGAGTCAGAAAGCCCTGGCCAGAGGGCACTCCCCTTCGAGGAGCTGAGCAGGCAGCTGGAGAAGCTGCTAAAGGAGGGTTGCAGTAACCAGCGGGTGTTTGACTGGATAGAC GCCAACCTGAGTGAGCAACAGATAGCATCCAACACATTAGTTCGAGCCCTTATGAAAACTGTCTGCTATTCTGCAATTATCT TTGAGACTCCTCTCCGAGTGGATGTTGCAGTGCTGAAAGCACGAGCAAGACTGCTACAGAAATATCTATGTGATGAGCAGAAGGAGCTGCAAGCGCTCTATGCCCTCCAAGCCCTTGTAGTGACCTTAGAGCAGCCCGCCA ACCTGCTTCGGATGTTCTTTGATGCCCTGTATGATGAAGATGTGGTGAAGGAAGACGCCTTCTACAGCTGGGAGAGCAGCAAGGATCCCGCTGAGCAGCAGGGCAAGGGAGTGGCCCTTAAATCTGTCACAGCTTTCTTCAATTGGCTTCGTGAGGCCGAGGAGGAGGAGTCTGACCACAACTGA
- the Eif4g1 gene encoding eukaryotic translation initiation factor 4 gamma 1 isoform X4 — MNKAPQPTGPPPTPSPGLPQPAFPPGQTAPVVFSTPQATQMNTPSQPRQHFYPSRAQPPSSAATRVQSAAPARPGPAAHVYPAGSQVMMIPSQISYSASQGAYYIPGQGRSTYVVPTQQYPVQPGAPGFYPGASPTEFGTYAGAYYPAQGVQQFPAGVAPAPVLMNQPPQIAPKRERKTIRIRDPNQGGKDITEEIMSGARTASTPTPPQTAGGGQEPQANGETPQVAVIVRPDDRSQGAIIGGRSGLPGPEHSPSESQPSSPSPTPSPPPILEPGSEPNLGVLSISGDTMTTGMIQMSVEESTPISRETGEPYCLSPEPTPLAEPILEVEVTLSKPVPESEFASSPLQVPTPVASHKLEIHEPNGMVPSEDLEPEVESSPELVPPTLPACPSESPVLVAPTAQPEELLNGAPSPPAVDLSPVSEPEEQAKEVTVLVASPTILSAASVSPASAPPAISSAQEEEMEEEEEEEVGEAENEKGGEELLPPESAPVPAHLSQNLEAPAATQVAVSVPKRRRKIKELNKKEAVGDLLDAFKEVNPAVPEVENQPPVGNNPGPESEGSSVPPRPEETDETWDSKEDKIHNAENIQPGEQKYEYRSDQWKPLNLEEKKRYDREFLLGFQFIFASMQKPEGLPHITDVVLDKANKTPLRSLDPSRLPGINCGPDFTPSFANFGRPALSNRGPPRGGPGGELPRGPAGLGPRRSQQGPRKEPRKIIATVLMTEDIKLNKAEKAWKPSSKRTAADKDRGEEDADGSKTQDLFRRVRSILNKLTPQMFQQLMKQVTQLAIDTEERLKGVIDLIFEKAISEPNFSVAYANMCRCLMALKVPTTEKPTVTVNFRKLLLNRCQKEFEKDKDDDEVFEKKQKEMDEAATAEERGRLKEELEEARDIARRRSLGNIKFIGELFKLKMLTEAIMHDCVVKLLKNHDEESLECLCRLLTTIGKDLDFAKAKPRMDQYFNQMEKIIKEKKTSSRIRFMLQDVLDLRQSNWVPRRGDQGPKTIDQIHKEAEMEEHREHIKVQQLMAKGSDKRRGGPPGPPISRGLPLVDDGGWNTVPISKGSRPIDTSRLTKITKPGSIDSNNQLFAPGGRLSWGKGSSGGSGAKPSDAASEAARPATSTLNRFSALQQAVPTESTDNRRVVQRSSLSRERGEKTGDRGDRLERSERGGERGDRLDRARTPATKRSFSKEVEERSRERPSQPEGLRKAASLTEDRDRGRDAVKREATLPPVSPPKASLSEEELEKKSKAIIEEYLHLNDMKEAVQCVQELASPSLLFIFVRHGIESTLERSTIAREHMGRLLHQLLCAGHLSTAQYYQGLYEILELAEDMEIDIPHVWLYLAELVTPILQDGGIPMGELFREITKPLRPLGKATSLLLEILGLLCKSMGPKKVGMLWREAGLSWKEFLPEGQDVGAFVAEQKVEYTLGEESESPGQRALPFEELSRQLEKLLKEGCSNQRVFDWIDANLSEQQIASNTLVRALMKTVCYSAIIFETPLRVDVAVLKARARLLQKYLCDEQKELQALYALQALVVTLEQPANLLRMFFDALYDEDVVKEDAFYSWESSKDPAEQQGKGVALKSVTAFFNWLREAEEEESDHN; from the exons ATGAACAAAGCTCCACAGCCCACaggccccccacccaccccatcccCTGGACTCCCTCAG CCAGCGTTTCCCCCGGGGCAGACAGCACCGGTGGTGTTCAGTACGCCACAAGCAACACAAATGAACACGCCTTCTCAGCCCCGCCAG CACTTCTATCCTAGCCGGGCCCAGCCCCCAAGCAGTGCAGCCACCCGAGTGCAGAGTGCAGCCCCCGCCCGCCCTGGCCCAGCTGCCCATGTCTACCCCGCTGGATCCCAAGTAATGATGATCCCTTCCCAGATCTCCTACTCAGCCTCCCAGGGGGCCTACTACATCCCTGGACAG GGGCGTTCCACATATGTTGTCCCGACACAGCAGTACCCTGTGCAGCCAGGAGCTCCAGGCTTCTATCCCGGTGCAAGCCCCACTGAGTTTGGGACTTACG CTGGCGCCTACTACCCAGCCCAAGGTGTGCAGCAGTTTCCTGCTGGCGTGGCCCCCGCCCCAGTTTTGATGAACCAGCCACCCCAGATTGCTCCAAAGAGGGAGCGTAAAACG ATTCGAATTCGGGATCCAAACCAAGGAGGGAAGGATATCACTGAGGAGATCATGTCAGGGGCCCGCACTGCCTCCACACCCACCCCTCCCCAG ACGGCGGGAGGTGGTCAGGAGCCTCAAGCTAATGGGGAGACGCCCCAGGTTGCTGTCATTGTCCGGCCAG ATGACCGGTCGCAGGGAGCAATCATTGGGGGCCGGTCAGGTCTGCCTGGCCCAGAGCACAGCCCTTCAGAATCCCAGCCTTCATCACCTTCTCCGACCCCATCACCTCCCCCAATCTTGGAACCGGGGTCTGAGCCTAATCTCGGAGTCCTTTCTATTTCTGGGGACACTATGACAACGGGGATGATACAAATGTCTGTAGAAGAATCTACTCCTATCTCCCGTGAAACTGGGGAGCCATACTGCCTCTCTCCAGAACCCACTCCTCTTGCTGAACCTATACTGGAAGTAGAAGTGACACTTAGCAAACCAGTTCCAGAATCTGAGTTCGCTTCCAGTCCTCTCCAGGTTCCCACTCCCGTGGCATCTCACAAGTTGGAAATTCATGAGCCTAATGGCATGGTCCCATCTGAGGATCTGGAACCAGAGGTGGAATCAAGTCCAGAGCTTGTTCCTCCCACTCTTCCGGCTTGCCCTTCCGAATCTCCTGTGCTTGTTGCTCCAACTGCCCAACCTGAGGAACTGCTCAATGGAGCCCCCTCGCCACCAGCTGTGGACTTAAGCCCAGTTAGTGAGCCAGAAGAGCAGGCAAAGGAGGTTACCGTATTAGTGGCTTCCCCCACCATCCTCTCTGCTGCTTCAGTTTCTCCAGCTTCGGCTCCTCCAGCTATTTCCTCTgctcaggaggaggaaatggaggaagaagaagaagaagaagtaggagaAGCTGAGaatgagaagggaggagaggaactCCTCCCTCCAGAGAGTGCCCCTGTCCCAGCCCACTTGTCCCAGAATTTGGAGGCGCCAGCAGCCACTCAAG tggcagTATCCGTGCCAAAGAGGAGACGGAAAATTAAGGAGCTCAATAAGAAGGAGGCTGTGGGAGACCTTCTGGATGCCTTCAAGGAG GTAAACCCAGCAGTACCAGAGGTGGAGAATCAGCCTCCCGTAGGCAATAATCCAGGTCCAGAGTCTGAGGGTAGCAGTGTGCCCCCACGACCTGAGGAAACAGATGAGACTTGGGACTCAAAGGAGGACAAAATCCACAATGCTGAGAACATCCAACCTGGGGAACAGAAATATGAATACAGATCAG ATCAGTGGAAGCCTCTGAATCTTGAGGAGAAAAAGCGCTATGACCGTGAGTTCCTGCTTGGCTTTCAATTCATCTTTGCCAGTATGCAGAAGCCGGAGGGATTGCCCCATATTACTGATGTGGTGCTTGACAAG GCCAATAAAACACCACTGCGGTCACTGGATCCCTCCAGGCTACCTGGCATAAATTGTGGTCCAGACTTCACTCCATCCTTTGCCAACTTTGGCCGACCAGCCCTTAGCAATCGTGGGCCCCCAAGGGGTGGGCCAGGTGGGGAGCTGCCCCGAGGGCCG GCTGGTCTGGGGCCCAGGCGTTCTCAGCAGGGTCCCCGAAAGGAACCACGCAAAATCATTGCCACCGTGTTGATGACTGAAGATATAAAACTGAACAAAGCAGAGAAGGCCTGGAAACCTAGCAGCAAGCGGACAGCGGCTGATAAGGATCGCGGTGAAGAGGATGCTGATGGCAGCAAAACCCAG GACCTGTTCCGCAGGGTACGCTCCATCCTGAATAAGCTGACACCCCAGATGTTCCAACAGCTTATGAAGCAGGTGACACAGCTGGCCATTGACACGGAGGAACGCCTCAAAGGGGTCATTGACCTTATCTTTGAGAAGGCCATTTCAGAGCCCAATTTCTCTGTGGCCTATGCCAACATGTGCCGTTGCCTCATGGCG CTGAAAGTGCCCACTACAGAAAAGCCAACGGTAACTGTGAACTTCCGAAAACTGCTGTTAAATCGATGTCAGAAAGAATTTGAGAAAGACAAAGATGATGATGAAgtgtttgaaaaaaaacaaaaagagatggATGAAGCTGCTACG GCAGAGGAACGGGGACGCCTGAAGGAAGAGTTGGAAGAGGCTCGGGACATAGCCCGGCGGCGCTCTTTAGGGAACATAAAGTTTATTGGGGAGTTGTTCAAGCTGAAGATGTTAACGGAGGCTATAATGCATGATTGTGTGGTCAAACTACTCAAGAACCATGATGAAGAGTCCCTGGAATGCCTCTGTCGTTTGCTTACCACCATTGGCAAAGACCTGGACTTTGCAAAAGCCAAG CCCCGAATGGATCAATATTTCAACCAGATGgaaaaaatcattaaagaaaagAAGACATCATCTCGCATCCGCTTCATGCTACAGGATGTGCTAGATCTGCGACAG AGTAACTGGGTGCCACGCCGAGGGGATCAGGGTCCTAAGACAATTGACCAGATCCACAAGGAAGCTGAGATGGAAGAGCATCGGGAACACATCAAAGTGCAGCAGCTCATGGCCAAGGGCAGCGACAAGCGTCGGGGTGGCCCTCCAGGCCCACCCATTA GCCGTGGCCTTCCACTTGTGGATGATGGTGGCTGGAACACAGTTCCTATCAGCAAAGGCAGCCGCCCCATTGACACTTCACGACTCACCAAGATCACAAAG CCTGGCTCCATTGATTCCAACAACCAGCTCTTTGCACCTGGAGGGCGACTGAGCTGGGGCAAGGGCAGCAGTGGGGGCTCAGGAGCCAAGCCCTCAGATGCAG CTTCAGAAGCTGCTCGCCCAGCTACTAGTACATTGAATCGCTTCTCAGCCCTTCAACAAGCAGTACCCACAGAGAGCACAGATAATAGACGTGTGGTGCAGAG GAGTAGCTTGAGCCGGGAACGAGGTGAGAAAACTGGGGACCGGGGAGATAGACTAGAGCGGAGTGAACGAGGAGGTGAACGTGGGGACCGACTTGATCGAGCACGGACACCTGCCACTAAGAGAAGTTTCAGCAAAGAAGTGGAAGAGCGGAGTAGAGAGCGGCCCTCCCAGCCTGAGGGACTACGCAAGGCAGCTAGCCTCACAGAGGATCGGGACCGTGGGCGAGATGCTG tGAAGCGGGAAGCCACCCTACCCCCGGTGAGTCCCCCGAAGGCCTCACTTTCTGAGGAGGAGCTGGAAAAGAAATCTAAGGCCATCATCGAGGAATATCTCCATCTCAATGACATGAAG GAGGCAGTGCAGTGTGTGCAGGAGCTGGCCTCACCCTCTCTGCTGTTCATCTTTGTGCGGCATGGCATTGAGTCCACACTGGAGCGCAGCACCATTGCTCGTGAGCATATGGGGCGGCTGCTGCACCAGCTGCTCTGCGCTGGGCACCTTTCTACTGCCCAGTACTACCAAGG GCTGTATGAAATCCTGGAATTGGCTGAGGACATGGAAATTGACATCCCCCATGTGTGGCTTTACCTGGCAGAATTGGTAACGCCCATTCTGCAGGATGGTGGGATACCTATGGGAGAGCTGTTCAG gGAGATTACAAAGCCTCTGAGACCTTTAGGCAAAGCTACTTCCCTGTTGCTGGAGATCCTGGGCCTTCTATGCAAAAGCATG GGTCCCAAAAAGGTAGGGATGCTTTGGCGAGAGGCTGGACTCAGCTGGAAAGAGTTTCTACCCGAAGGCCAGGACGTTGGTGCATTTGTCGCTGAACAG AAGGTGGAGTATACCCTAGGAGAGGAGTCAGAAAGCCCTGGCCAGAGGGCACTCCCCTTCGAGGAGCTGAGCAGGCAGCTGGAGAAGCTGCTAAAGGAGGGTTGCAGTAACCAGCGGGTGTTTGACTGGATAGAC GCCAACCTGAGTGAGCAACAGATAGCATCCAACACATTAGTTCGAGCCCTTATGAAAACTGTCTGCTATTCTGCAATTATCT TTGAGACTCCTCTCCGAGTGGATGTTGCAGTGCTGAAAGCACGAGCAAGACTGCTACAGAAATATCTATGTGATGAGCAGAAGGAGCTGCAAGCGCTCTATGCCCTCCAAGCCCTTGTAGTGACCTTAGAGCAGCCCGCCA ACCTGCTTCGGATGTTCTTTGATGCCCTGTATGATGAAGATGTGGTGAAGGAAGACGCCTTCTACAGCTGGGAGAGCAGCAAGGATCCCGCTGAGCAGCAGGGCAAGGGAGTGGCCCTTAAATCTGTCACAGCTTTCTTCAATTGGCTTCGTGAGGCCGAGGAGGAGGAGTCTGACCACAACTGA